A region of Lichenibacterium dinghuense DNA encodes the following proteins:
- a CDS encoding glutamine synthetase beta-grasp domain-containing protein: MTKYKLEYLWLDGYTPVPNLRGKTQLKDFDSYPALEQLPLWGFDGSSTKQAPGGSSDCVLKPVRHFPDSTRKNGILVMCEVMMPDGSPHASNKRATILDDEGAWFGFEQEYFFFKNGRPLGFPDSGYPAPQGPYYTGVGYSNVGSVARQIVEEHLDLCLDAGINHEGINAEVAKGQWEFQIFGKGSKRAADEMWVARYLLQRLCEKYEIDVEYHCKPLGDTDWNGSGMHANFSTEYMRTVGGKDYFERLMTAFDKNLHDHIAVYGPDNDKRLTGKHETAPWNKFSYGVADRGASIRVPHSFVKNDYKGYLEDRRPNSQGDPYQIASQILKTISEVSTQNEPMKQAAE, encoded by the coding sequence ATGACGAAATACAAGCTGGAATACCTCTGGCTCGACGGATACACCCCGGTCCCCAACCTCCGCGGCAAGACGCAGCTCAAGGACTTCGACAGCTATCCGGCGCTGGAGCAGCTCCCCCTGTGGGGCTTCGACGGCTCGTCCACCAAGCAGGCTCCGGGCGGCAGCTCCGACTGCGTGCTGAAGCCGGTCCGCCACTTCCCCGACAGCACCCGCAAGAACGGCATCCTCGTCATGTGCGAGGTCATGATGCCGGACGGCAGCCCGCACGCGTCCAACAAGCGCGCCACCATCCTCGACGACGAGGGCGCCTGGTTCGGCTTCGAGCAGGAATACTTCTTCTTCAAGAACGGCCGCCCGCTCGGCTTCCCCGACAGCGGCTATCCGGCCCCGCAGGGCCCCTACTACACGGGCGTCGGCTATTCCAACGTCGGCTCGGTGGCGCGGCAGATCGTCGAGGAGCACCTCGACCTGTGCCTCGACGCCGGCATCAACCACGAGGGCATCAACGCCGAGGTGGCGAAGGGCCAGTGGGAGTTCCAGATCTTCGGCAAGGGCTCCAAGCGCGCCGCCGACGAGATGTGGGTCGCCCGCTACCTCCTGCAGCGCCTCTGCGAGAAGTACGAGATCGACGTCGAGTACCACTGCAAGCCGCTCGGCGACACCGACTGGAACGGGTCGGGCATGCACGCCAACTTCTCGACCGAGTACATGCGCACGGTCGGCGGCAAGGACTATTTCGAGCGCCTGATGACGGCCTTCGACAAGAACCTGCACGACCACATCGCGGTCTACGGCCCCGACAACGACAAGCGCCTGACCGGCAAGCACGAGACGGCGCCCTGGAACAAGTTCTCCTACGGCGTGGCTGACCGCGGCGCCTCGATCCGCGTGCCCCACTCGTTCGTCAAGAACGACTACAAGGGCTACCTCGAGGATCGCCGCCCGAACTCCCAGGGGGACCCCTACCAGATCGCCTCGCAGATCCTGAAGACGATTTCCGAGGTGTCCACCCAGAACGAGCCGATGAAGCAGGCGGCCGAGTGA
- a CDS encoding alpha/beta fold hydrolase, translating to MIHAARPPSLPAALPIPPDRSFAPAIDGRRIAYVRDGSGPDVVLIHGTLTTADDMRLGPMPALARAFRCTAFDRPGHGWSDHRRGADASLWSQMEVIRGAVRALGLARPVICGHSFGGAVALAYAMAHPDEIAGAVALAPVCFPEPRLEQALLGPRAVPVAGDRLSRLLGATLDPLALPVLWRAMFLPQPMPEAFRRGFPFGRAGRPDQLVSEAENAVALWSGLARSAFGYANCRAPVRILSGTADVVVNGLLHAGPAAALIPGARLDWLPGLGHMLHHARPEAVVDAVAALLEGRRGA from the coding sequence GTGATCCACGCCGCCCGTCCGCCGTCCCTTCCCGCCGCCCTCCCGATCCCGCCGGACCGCAGCTTCGCCCCCGCGATCGATGGGCGGCGCATCGCCTACGTCCGGGACGGCTCCGGCCCCGACGTCGTGCTGATCCACGGCACGCTGACCACGGCGGACGACATGCGGCTCGGGCCCATGCCGGCGCTGGCGCGCGCGTTCCGCTGTACCGCCTTCGACCGCCCCGGCCACGGCTGGAGCGACCACCGGCGCGGCGCCGACGCCTCGCTGTGGAGCCAGATGGAGGTGATCCGCGGCGCCGTGCGGGCGCTCGGGCTCGCGCGTCCGGTGATCTGCGGCCATTCCTTCGGGGGCGCGGTCGCGCTGGCCTACGCCATGGCGCATCCCGACGAGATCGCCGGCGCGGTGGCGCTGGCGCCGGTCTGCTTCCCCGAACCCCGGCTGGAGCAGGCGCTGCTCGGCCCGCGCGCCGTGCCGGTCGCGGGAGACCGGCTGTCGCGCCTCCTCGGCGCCACGCTCGACCCGCTGGCGCTGCCCGTCCTGTGGCGGGCGATGTTCCTGCCCCAGCCGATGCCGGAGGCCTTCAGGCGGGGCTTCCCGTTCGGGCGCGCCGGGCGCCCGGACCAGCTCGTGTCCGAGGCCGAGAACGCCGTGGCCCTGTGGTCCGGCCTCGCCCGCAGCGCGTTCGGCTACGCGAACTGCCGCGCCCCGGTGCGGATCCTGTCCGGCACCGCCGACGTCGTGGTGAACGGGCTGCTGCACGCGGGGCCGGCTGCGGCGCTGATCCCGGGCGCCCGGCTCGACTGGCTGCCGGGCCTCGGCCACATGCTGCACCACGCCCGGCCCGAGGCCGTCGTCGATGCCGTCGCGGCGCTGCTCGAGGGTCGGCGCGGCGCTTGA
- a CDS encoding SDR family oxidoreductase: MSLKPLAEQTVVVTGASSGIGLATARMAVERGARVVLVARDAAVLEAEAARMAERGGKAAVAVADVGERAAVEAAVAKAVEAFGGFDTWVNVAGITIYGELWRVEERDHERLMRTNFWGTVNGSLAAVEHLRDKGGAVVNVGSVASDLAFPLQGMYCASKHAVKGFTDALRMELLQEGAPVGVTLVKPASIDTPLPHRARNYMDREPTLPPPLYRPEEVAEAILHAAVHPRREIYVGGAAAALSGLKAAAPNAYDLLAPAISTFERRGERPRDPEGALHGPKNGGQVRGDYPGPVLRSAYTRAGLNPVATTLLATGASVAAALVLGRRRR; this comes from the coding sequence CTGTCCCTGAAACCGCTCGCCGAGCAGACGGTCGTCGTCACCGGCGCATCCTCGGGCATTGGCCTCGCCACCGCCCGCATGGCGGTCGAGCGCGGGGCCCGCGTGGTGCTGGTGGCGCGCGACGCGGCCGTGCTCGAGGCCGAGGCGGCCCGCATGGCGGAGCGGGGCGGCAAGGCCGCGGTCGCGGTGGCGGACGTCGGCGAGCGCGCGGCCGTCGAGGCCGCGGTGGCGAAGGCGGTGGAGGCCTTCGGCGGCTTCGACACCTGGGTCAACGTCGCCGGCATCACGATCTATGGCGAGCTGTGGCGCGTGGAGGAGCGCGACCACGAGCGGCTGATGCGCACCAACTTCTGGGGCACGGTCAACGGCTCGCTCGCCGCCGTGGAGCACCTGCGCGACAAGGGGGGCGCGGTCGTCAACGTCGGCAGCGTCGCCTCCGACCTCGCCTTCCCGCTGCAGGGCATGTACTGCGCCTCGAAACACGCCGTGAAGGGCTTCACGGACGCGCTGCGGATGGAGCTGCTGCAGGAGGGCGCGCCGGTCGGCGTCACGCTGGTCAAGCCGGCCTCGATCGACACGCCGCTGCCGCACCGCGCCCGCAACTACATGGATCGCGAGCCCACCCTGCCGCCGCCGCTCTACCGCCCGGAGGAGGTCGCCGAGGCGATCCTCCACGCCGCCGTGCACCCGCGCCGCGAGATCTATGTCGGCGGCGCCGCCGCGGCGCTGTCCGGCCTCAAGGCGGCGGCGCCCAACGCCTACGACCTGCTCGCCCCCGCCATCTCGACCTTCGAGCGCAGGGGCGAGCGGCCGCGCGACCCCGAGGGCGCGCTGCACGGGCCGAAGAACGGCGGGCAGGTGCGCGGCGACTATCCCGGCCCCGTGCTGCGCAGCGCCTACACCCGCGCCGGGCTGAACCCCGTCGCCACGACGCTGCTCGCGACGGGCGCCTCCGTGGCGGCCGCGCTGGTGCTCGGGCGACGCCGGCGGTGA
- a CDS encoding BrnT family toxin, whose amino-acid sequence MRIIYDESKRPSNLDKHGSDMADFAEAFDFDGAARFPANPSRTGRARFGLIGWFNGAVVVAAIVSPLGSEALSLVSLRAASQQERDLYGF is encoded by the coding sequence ATGCGGATCATCTACGACGAGTCGAAGCGCCCTTCCAACCTCGACAAGCACGGGTCGGACATGGCCGATTTCGCCGAAGCCTTCGACTTCGACGGTGCGGCACGGTTCCCCGCCAACCCGAGCCGCACCGGTCGGGCGCGCTTCGGCCTCATCGGATGGTTCAACGGCGCCGTGGTGGTCGCCGCGATCGTGTCGCCACTCGGCAGCGAGGCCCTGTCCCTCGTCAGCCTGCGCGCGGCCAGTCAGCAGGAAAGGGATCTCTATGGCTTCTGA
- a CDS encoding BrnA antitoxin family protein: MASDGHAPGFVPGRGYTQEDWDEVCDNPEITPEQAVASRPLAEAMPELVAAMKRGRGNPRAATKDLVSLRLDKDVLATLRAGGSGWQSRANDMLRKGLGLDAGTPSTAAE; the protein is encoded by the coding sequence ATGGCTTCTGACGGACATGCACCCGGCTTCGTGCCGGGTCGGGGCTACACCCAAGAGGACTGGGACGAGGTGTGCGACAATCCCGAGATCACGCCCGAGCAGGCCGTGGCGTCGCGCCCGCTCGCGGAAGCGATGCCGGAGCTGGTGGCCGCGATGAAGAGGGGCCGCGGCAACCCGCGTGCGGCGACCAAGGATCTCGTGTCGCTGCGGCTCGACAAGGACGTGCTGGCGACGCTGCGCGCCGGCGGTTCGGGATGGCAGAGCCGGGCAAACGACATGCTGCGGAAGGGGCTCGGGCTCGATGCGGGCACACCCTCGACCGCGGCAGAGTGA
- a CDS encoding AMP-binding protein translates to MTTFAEARRFLLDHRDDYEAAVAGFRWPDASGFNWALDWFDAELAASPDSRDRAALRIVDLAAGTDASTSFAAMARRSNRAANLLASLGIGKGDHLVLLVGSVEPLWVAVLAAMKLGAVVIPATTLLTPAELADRLERGRARAVLAAPDQVAKCDAVCPPGTLRIVSEGAPPAGWASLDAAAAQPEAFAPADRAAGDDPLLLYFTSGTTAKPKLVRHSHASYPVGALSTLYWLGLKPGDLHLNVSSPGWAKHAWSSLFAPWGAGATVMAINQPRFEARPLLDAVARCGVTTMCAPPTAWRLIVQEDLGAVRTGLREVCGAGEPLNPEVIEAVRRAWNLTIRDGYGQTETTAQVANTPGQPVVPGAMGRPLPGYSVELLDPDGRPAQEGEVCLRLGASRPLGLMQGYEGEDGRVSGAEGENYRTGDVAFRGPDGALTFVGRADDVFKSSDYRISPFELESVLIEHPAVVEAAVVPKPDALRLAVPVAYVILKAGAAPDRATALSIFRLLGERLSSFKRVRRISFVEALPKTISGKIRRVELRRREHLAPGAEQPPPENSFDLAGFTAEELGP, encoded by the coding sequence ATGACCACCTTCGCCGAGGCGCGCCGCTTCCTGCTCGACCACCGCGACGACTACGAGGCGGCCGTCGCGGGCTTCCGCTGGCCCGACGCGTCCGGCTTCAACTGGGCGCTCGACTGGTTCGATGCCGAGCTCGCCGCCTCCCCCGACAGCCGGGACCGCGCGGCGCTGCGCATCGTCGACCTCGCGGCCGGCACCGACGCCTCGACCAGCTTCGCCGCGATGGCGCGCCGCTCGAACCGCGCGGCGAATCTCCTCGCCTCGCTCGGGATCGGCAAGGGCGACCACCTCGTGCTGCTGGTGGGCAGCGTCGAGCCGCTGTGGGTCGCCGTGCTGGCCGCCATGAAGCTCGGCGCCGTGGTGATCCCCGCCACGACCCTGCTCACCCCGGCCGAACTCGCCGACCGGCTGGAGCGCGGCCGGGCCCGCGCCGTGCTGGCCGCCCCCGACCAGGTGGCGAAATGCGACGCCGTGTGTCCCCCCGGCACGCTCAGGATCGTCAGCGAGGGCGCGCCGCCCGCCGGCTGGGCGAGCCTCGACGCGGCCGCGGCGCAGCCCGAGGCCTTCGCGCCGGCGGATCGCGCCGCGGGCGACGACCCGCTGCTGCTGTATTTCACCTCCGGCACCACGGCGAAGCCGAAGCTCGTGCGCCACAGCCACGCGAGCTACCCCGTGGGCGCCCTGTCGACGCTCTACTGGCTCGGGCTCAAGCCGGGCGACCTCCACCTCAACGTGTCCTCGCCCGGCTGGGCCAAGCACGCCTGGTCGTCGCTCTTCGCCCCCTGGGGCGCGGGCGCGACCGTGATGGCGATCAACCAGCCGCGCTTCGAGGCCCGCCCGCTCCTCGACGCCGTGGCGCGGTGCGGCGTGACGACCATGTGTGCGCCGCCGACCGCTTGGCGGCTCATCGTGCAGGAGGATCTCGGCGCGGTGCGGACGGGCCTGCGCGAGGTCTGCGGCGCCGGCGAGCCGCTCAACCCCGAGGTGATCGAGGCCGTGCGCCGCGCCTGGAACCTCACGATCCGCGACGGCTACGGCCAGACCGAGACCACCGCCCAGGTGGCCAACACGCCCGGCCAGCCGGTGGTGCCCGGCGCCATGGGCCGGCCCCTGCCCGGCTACAGCGTCGAACTGCTCGACCCCGACGGGCGGCCGGCGCAGGAGGGCGAGGTGTGCCTGAGGCTCGGCGCCAGCCGGCCGCTCGGCCTGATGCAGGGCTACGAGGGCGAGGACGGGCGCGTGTCCGGCGCCGAGGGCGAGAACTACCGCACCGGCGACGTGGCGTTCCGCGGGCCGGACGGCGCCCTCACCTTCGTGGGCCGGGCCGACGACGTGTTCAAGTCGTCGGACTACCGCATCAGCCCCTTCGAGCTCGAAAGCGTGCTGATCGAGCACCCGGCCGTGGTGGAGGCGGCCGTGGTGCCGAAGCCCGACGCGCTGCGGCTCGCGGTGCCGGTCGCCTACGTCATCCTCAAGGCCGGCGCGGCTCCCGACCGCGCGACGGCCCTGTCGATCTTCCGGCTGCTCGGCGAGCGGCTGTCGTCCTTCAAGCGGGTGCGCCGGATCAGCTTCGTGGAAGCGCTGCCGAAGACCATCTCGGGCAAGATCCGCCGCGTTGAGCTGCGCCGCCGCGAGCACCTCGCCCCCGGCGCCGAACAGCCGCCGCCCGAGAACAGCTTCGACCTCGCCGGCTTCACCGCCGAAGAACTCGGCCCCTGA
- a CDS encoding glycogen/starch/alpha-glucan phosphorylase: MTIQQPGAALASTMPDDDLRSGNSVDALRSAVLAKLAYAVGKVEADASDRDWFLATALAVRDRVVQGWQKSYHTTNTGGTKRVYYMSLEFLIGRLMFDALTNLGLTETMREALSGLGVDLDRLREVEPDAALGNGGLGRLAACFMESMATLAVPAYGYGIRYENGLFRQVVKDGWQQEYPENWLSFGNPWEFARPEIAYDIGFGGHVETHQVDGAQRSEWFPAETVEAVAYDTPVVGWRGHHVNTLRLWSARAGDPLRLDAFNEGDHVGAMADRVRAEAISKVLYPSDATPAGQELRLRQEYFFAAASLQDLVRRHLKKYPDLTNLADQAAIQLNDTHPAIAVVELMRLLVDLHGMAWDDAWRVTQATFGYTNHTLLPEALETWPVPLMERMLPRHMQIIYLVNAIHLDKLRAEGQTDVDVLRSVSIIAEGWGQQRVKMGTLAFIGSHRINGVSALHTDLMRQTVFRDLNTLYPDRINNKTNGITFRRWLMEANPALTAILVDVLGKGVLDDPSRLERLADHADDRALQARLKAAKRDNKATLAKIIAARTGVQVEPGALFDIQIKRIHEYKRQHLNLLETIALYNAIRAEPWRDWAPRVKVFAGKAAASYHTAKLIIKLANDVARVVNDDPTVRGKLKVVFLPNYNVSLAERIIPAADLSEQISTAGMEASGTGNMKLALNGALTIGTLDGANVEIKERVGDDNIFIFGLTAEEVAARHRSGLSARDTIAASPRLAEVMEAVSSGVFSPDDTGRYRDFANALRDHDHFLVTADFDAYYAAQRRVDALWRDEAAWWRASIMNTARVGWFSSDRTIGEYARDIWDVPVRTAAE, encoded by the coding sequence ATGACGATCCAGCAGCCCGGCGCAGCGCTCGCCTCGACGATGCCCGACGACGACCTGCGCAGCGGCAACAGCGTGGACGCGCTGCGCTCCGCCGTTCTAGCCAAGCTCGCCTACGCGGTCGGCAAGGTCGAGGCCGACGCCAGCGACCGCGACTGGTTCCTGGCCACGGCGCTCGCGGTGCGCGACCGCGTGGTGCAGGGCTGGCAGAAGTCCTACCACACCACCAACACGGGCGGCACCAAGCGCGTCTACTACATGTCGCTCGAGTTCCTCATCGGGCGCCTGATGTTCGACGCGCTCACCAACCTCGGCCTGACGGAGACGATGCGGGAAGCCCTGTCGGGCCTCGGCGTCGACCTCGACCGCCTGCGCGAGGTCGAGCCGGACGCCGCGCTCGGCAACGGCGGCCTCGGCCGCCTCGCCGCCTGCTTCATGGAGTCCATGGCGACCCTCGCGGTGCCGGCCTACGGCTATGGCATCCGCTACGAGAACGGCCTGTTCCGGCAGGTCGTCAAGGACGGCTGGCAGCAGGAATATCCGGAGAACTGGCTGAGCTTCGGCAACCCCTGGGAGTTCGCCCGGCCCGAGATCGCCTACGACATCGGCTTCGGCGGCCACGTCGAGACCCATCAGGTCGACGGGGCGCAGCGTTCCGAGTGGTTCCCGGCCGAGACGGTCGAGGCCGTGGCCTACGACACGCCGGTGGTCGGCTGGCGCGGCCACCACGTCAACACGCTGCGCCTGTGGTCGGCCCGCGCCGGCGACCCCCTGCGGCTCGACGCCTTCAACGAGGGCGACCACGTCGGCGCCATGGCGGACCGCGTGCGCGCCGAGGCCATCTCCAAGGTGCTCTACCCGTCCGACGCGACGCCGGCCGGCCAGGAGCTGCGCCTGCGGCAGGAATACTTCTTCGCCGCCGCCTCGCTGCAGGACCTCGTGCGCCGGCACCTGAAGAAGTACCCGGACCTGACCAACCTCGCCGACCAGGCCGCCATCCAGCTCAACGACACCCATCCGGCCATCGCGGTGGTCGAGCTGATGCGCCTGCTCGTCGACCTGCACGGCATGGCCTGGGACGACGCGTGGCGCGTCACGCAGGCGACCTTCGGCTACACCAACCACACGCTGCTGCCGGAAGCCCTGGAAACCTGGCCGGTGCCGCTGATGGAGCGGATGCTGCCGCGCCACATGCAGATCATCTACCTCGTCAACGCCATCCACCTCGACAAGCTGCGCGCCGAGGGGCAGACGGACGTCGACGTGCTGCGCTCCGTGTCGATCATCGCGGAAGGCTGGGGCCAGCAGCGGGTCAAGATGGGCACGCTGGCTTTCATCGGCTCGCACCGGATCAACGGCGTGTCGGCGCTCCACACCGACCTCATGCGCCAGACCGTGTTCCGCGACCTCAACACGCTCTACCCGGACCGCATCAACAACAAGACCAACGGCATCACCTTCCGCCGCTGGCTGATGGAGGCCAACCCGGCGCTGACCGCGATCCTGGTCGACGTGCTGGGCAAGGGCGTGCTCGACGACCCGTCGCGGCTGGAGCGGCTCGCCGACCACGCCGACGACCGGGCCCTGCAGGCGCGGCTCAAGGCCGCCAAGCGCGACAACAAGGCGACGCTGGCGAAGATCATCGCGGCGCGCACGGGCGTGCAGGTGGAGCCGGGCGCGCTGTTCGACATCCAGATCAAGCGCATCCACGAATACAAGCGCCAGCACCTGAACCTGCTGGAGACCATCGCGCTCTACAACGCCATCCGGGCCGAGCCCTGGCGCGATTGGGCGCCGCGCGTGAAGGTCTTCGCCGGCAAGGCGGCGGCGAGCTATCACACGGCCAAGCTCATCATCAAGCTCGCCAACGACGTGGCGCGGGTGGTCAACGACGACCCCACCGTGCGGGGCAAGCTCAAGGTCGTGTTCCTGCCGAACTACAACGTCAGCCTCGCCGAGCGCATCATCCCGGCGGCCGACCTTTCCGAGCAGATCTCCACGGCCGGCATGGAGGCTTCGGGCACCGGCAACATGAAGCTGGCGCTCAACGGCGCGCTCACCATCGGCACGCTCGACGGCGCCAACGTCGAGATCAAGGAGCGGGTCGGCGACGACAACATCTTCATCTTCGGCCTGACCGCCGAGGAGGTCGCGGCGCGCCACCGCTCCGGCCTGTCGGCCCGCGACACGATCGCGGCCTCGCCGCGGCTGGCCGAGGTGATGGAGGCCGTGTCGTCCGGCGTGTTCTCGCCCGACGACACGGGGCGCTACCGCGATTTCGCGAACGCGTTGCGCGACCACGATCATTTTCTCGTCACGGCGGATTTCGACGCCTATTATGCGGCGCAGAGGCGAGTCGACGCGTTGTGGCGTGACGAAGCGGCGTGGTGGCGCGCCTCGATCATGAACACGGCCCGGGTCGGGTGGTTCTCCTCCGACCGGACCATCGGCGAATATGCCCGGGACATCTGGGACGTCCCGGTCCGAACCGCGGCGGAGTAG
- the glgB gene encoding 1,4-alpha-glucan branching protein GlgB, giving the protein MAGSGWQASDGDVAAILAARHGDPFAILGRHATPDGTVVRAFVPYAATLHALAPDGRAHELAARPGAEGFFEGIVPDGPGRHRLRAGNAGGAWEFDDPYSFGPVLGALDDHLFVEGTHRELYRQLGAHPCRHEGAEGVHFAVWAPNASRVSVVGDFNDWDGRRLAMRRRIASGLWEIFAPGVEPGTRYKYEVVSRDGVLLPLKADPVGFQGEMRPSTASVVAPAEPFPWTDAGYLAERERGDKRRRPMSTYEVHLGSWKRAEGGGFLSYDELADDLIPYAAGMGFTHIELMPVSEHPLDASWGYQPVGLYAPTARFGDAAGFARLVDRAHAAGLGVIVDWVPAHFPVDVHGLAKFDGTSLYDYADPRRGFHPDWNTAIYDFARAEVAGFLAANAVYWLDRFHVDGLRVDAVASMLYLDYSRNAGEWVPNWDGGNDNREAVDFLKRVNGLVYAAHPGAVTIAEESTSWPGVSRPVYAGGLGFGFKWNMGWMHDTLEFMAQDPVHRRWHYDRMTFGLLYAFSENFVLPLSHDEVVHGKKSILSKMPGDEWQRFANVRAYYGFMWGHPGKKLLFMGSEFGQTAEWNFDQSLDWHLLRYDIHRGVQDLIRDLNGVYRATASLHVRDCEPEGFRWVVADDHANSVLAWLRFGEPGDAPVLVVSNFTPVPRENYRLGLPLAGHWRELLNTDAARYGGSNLGNLGGVMAKAEPSHGLPASAEVVLPPLATVFFSFAGDGVH; this is encoded by the coding sequence ATGGCGGGCAGCGGCTGGCAGGCGAGCGACGGTGATGTCGCCGCCATCTTGGCCGCGCGCCACGGCGACCCCTTCGCGATCCTCGGCCGGCACGCGACGCCGGACGGCACCGTGGTGCGGGCCTTCGTGCCCTACGCGGCGACCTTGCACGCCCTCGCCCCCGACGGCCGCGCGCACGAGCTCGCCGCCCGGCCCGGCGCGGAAGGCTTCTTCGAGGGGATCGTGCCGGACGGTCCCGGCCGCCACCGCCTGCGCGCCGGCAATGCGGGCGGCGCCTGGGAGTTCGACGACCCCTACAGCTTCGGCCCCGTGCTGGGCGCGCTCGACGACCACCTCTTCGTCGAGGGCACGCACCGGGAACTGTACCGCCAGCTCGGCGCCCACCCGTGCCGCCACGAGGGCGCGGAGGGCGTCCACTTCGCCGTCTGGGCCCCCAACGCGAGCCGCGTCTCGGTGGTGGGCGACTTCAACGACTGGGACGGCCGCCGCCTCGCCATGCGCCGCCGCATCGCGAGCGGGCTGTGGGAGATCTTCGCCCCCGGCGTCGAGCCCGGCACGCGCTACAAATACGAGGTGGTGAGCCGCGACGGCGTCCTGCTGCCGCTCAAGGCAGACCCGGTCGGCTTCCAGGGCGAGATGCGGCCCTCGACCGCCTCGGTCGTGGCCCCCGCCGAGCCCTTTCCCTGGACCGACGCGGGCTACCTCGCCGAGCGCGAGCGCGGCGACAAGCGGCGACGGCCGATGTCGACCTACGAGGTCCACCTCGGCTCCTGGAAGCGCGCCGAGGGCGGCGGCTTCCTGAGCTACGACGAGCTCGCCGACGACCTCATCCCCTACGCGGCCGGCATGGGCTTCACCCACATCGAGCTGATGCCCGTGTCCGAGCACCCGCTCGACGCGTCCTGGGGCTACCAGCCGGTCGGCCTCTACGCCCCCACGGCCCGCTTCGGCGACGCCGCCGGCTTCGCGAGGCTCGTCGACCGCGCCCACGCGGCGGGCCTCGGCGTCATCGTCGACTGGGTTCCGGCGCATTTCCCCGTGGACGTGCACGGGCTCGCCAAGTTCGACGGCACCTCGCTCTACGACTACGCCGACCCGCGCCGCGGCTTCCACCCGGACTGGAACACCGCCATCTACGACTTCGCGCGGGCCGAGGTGGCGGGCTTCCTCGCCGCCAACGCGGTCTACTGGCTCGACCGGTTCCACGTCGACGGGCTGCGCGTCGACGCCGTCGCGTCCATGCTCTACCTCGACTATTCGCGCAACGCGGGCGAGTGGGTCCCCAACTGGGACGGCGGCAACGACAACCGCGAGGCCGTGGACTTCCTGAAGCGGGTGAACGGGCTCGTCTACGCGGCCCATCCGGGCGCGGTGACGATCGCGGAAGAATCCACCTCCTGGCCCGGCGTGTCGCGGCCCGTCTACGCGGGCGGCCTCGGCTTCGGCTTCAAGTGGAACATGGGGTGGATGCACGACACCCTGGAGTTCATGGCGCAGGACCCGGTGCACCGCCGCTGGCACTACGACCGGATGACCTTCGGCCTGCTCTACGCCTTCTCGGAGAACTTCGTCCTGCCGCTCAGCCACGACGAAGTGGTGCATGGCAAGAAGTCGATCCTGTCGAAGATGCCGGGCGACGAGTGGCAGCGCTTCGCCAACGTCCGCGCCTATTACGGCTTTATGTGGGGCCATCCGGGCAAGAAGCTGCTCTTCATGGGCTCGGAGTTCGGGCAGACCGCCGAGTGGAACTTCGACCAGAGCCTCGACTGGCACCTGCTCCGCTACGACATCCACCGCGGCGTGCAGGACCTGATCCGCGACCTCAACGGCGTCTACCGCGCGACGGCCTCCCTCCACGTGCGGGACTGCGAGCCCGAGGGCTTCCGCTGGGTCGTGGCGGACGACCACGCCAATTCCGTGCTGGCCTGGCTGCGCTTCGGCGAGCCCGGCGACGCGCCGGTGCTGGTCGTGTCCAACTTCACCCCCGTGCCGCGCGAGAACTACCGGCTCGGCCTGCCGCTGGCGGGGCACTGGCGGGAGCTGCTCAACACGGACGCGGCGCGCTACGGCGGGTCGAACCTCGGCAACCTCGGCGGCGTTATGGCCAAGGCCGAGCCGTCGCACGGGCTGCCGGCCTCGGCCGAGGTGGTGCTGCCGCCGCTGGCGACGGTGTTCTTCAGCTTCGCGGGCGACGGGGTCCATTGA